The proteins below come from a single Chitinophaga pinensis DSM 2588 genomic window:
- a CDS encoding winged helix-turn-helix transcriptional regulator: MQKVNLIYPGDSDCIKRMRAIDDTIHIFSGKWKLAIISHLCARQMRYSELLKDINGIAGKVLSRELKDLEMNGLIIREVTTGSPVAVSYVLSDYGKTLKVLIDAMAEWGLKHREKIFGKQLVQ; this comes from the coding sequence ATGCAGAAAGTGAACTTAATATATCCCGGCGACAGCGATTGTATAAAAAGAATGAGGGCTATTGATGATACTATACACATCTTTAGCGGCAAATGGAAATTAGCTATCATCTCACATCTCTGTGCCAGACAAATGCGATATTCAGAATTGTTGAAAGATATCAATGGTATTGCAGGAAAGGTATTAAGCCGGGAATTAAAAGACCTGGAAATGAATGGGCTTATTATCAGAGAAGTAACTACAGGTAGCCCTGTCGCAGTTTCTTATGTTCTTTCCGACTACGGTAAGACGCTAAAGGTCTTAATTGATGCCATGGCAGAGTGGGGGCTGAAACACCGGGAAAAGATATTTGGAAAACAGCTGGTCCAATAA
- a CDS encoding response regulator, translating into MLHNNHKISIAIVDDHPIVIEGFRSLLESSPLYEIAGCFTTGAGCMGFLQQHKADIVLLDITLPDGNGVHFCAVINEFYPDTMVVALSNLNERSIISQLFKNGAKGYLLKNISAKELLDALNTVWEGNIAMSPEVKEIMQQPDLNTLQTIPELTKREKQILQLLAEGRKSAAIAEELFISPLTVKTHRATLLHKFQVSNIVTLVNRAKETGLI; encoded by the coding sequence ATGTTGCATAATAATCATAAAATCAGTATTGCTATTGTAGATGATCATCCTATTGTGATAGAGGGATTCAGATCATTGCTGGAGAGCAGTCCGCTGTATGAGATTGCTGGTTGTTTTACTACCGGTGCCGGTTGTATGGGTTTTCTGCAACAACACAAAGCAGACATTGTATTGTTGGACATCACCTTGCCGGATGGCAACGGCGTTCATTTTTGTGCTGTCATCAATGAGTTTTATCCGGACACAATGGTTGTCGCCCTTAGTAACCTGAATGAGCGAAGCATTATTTCGCAGCTATTCAAAAATGGAGCGAAGGGTTATCTACTTAAAAACATCTCCGCCAAAGAGTTATTAGATGCATTAAATACGGTTTGGGAAGGTAACATTGCGATGAGTCCGGAGGTGAAAGAGATCATGCAACAACCTGATCTTAATACTTTACAGACGATACCGGAGCTGACTAAAAGAGAAAAACAGATCCTGCAATTGTTGGCCGAGGGCAGAAAATCAGCCGCTATTGCGGAAGAGTTGTTTATCAGTCCGCTAACGGTTAAAACACATCGTGCTACCTTGCTGCACAAATTTCAGGTGAGTAATATTGTTACATTGGTTAACCGGGCTAAAGAGACTGGTTTGATCTAA
- a CDS encoding cupin domain-containing protein yields the protein MTKREITYVCITVLIMCIPMAIIAHNDQRTPLSSAIYDWNKIKVEATKTGEKRQFLQAPTPTLDELELHVTTLNPGEAPHPPHQHPDEELIIVKEGIVESTVNKTTKRVGPGSVIFQASNQLHGIRNVGATQAVYYVIKWKTEKTPRGK from the coding sequence ATGACAAAGAGAGAAATCACCTATGTATGTATCACCGTACTAATCATGTGTATACCCATGGCGATCATTGCGCATAATGATCAGCGTACACCCCTATCCTCTGCAATATACGACTGGAATAAAATTAAAGTTGAAGCTACTAAAACGGGAGAAAAACGACAATTTCTGCAAGCGCCCACTCCGACACTGGATGAATTGGAGCTACATGTAACTACTTTGAATCCTGGAGAGGCGCCACATCCCCCACATCAACATCCCGACGAAGAATTGATTATTGTAAAAGAGGGAATAGTTGAATCGACGGTGAACAAGACCACGAAACGCGTCGGCCCGGGCTCGGTTATTTTCCAGGCATCTAATCAACTGCATGGTATCAGGAATGTAGGCGCTACTCAGGCAGTATACTATGTTATTAAATGGAAGACAGAAAAGACGCCTAGGGGTAAGTAA
- a CDS encoding TolB family protein: MKKHLYLLPLVFFIAACSKEGGGDKDTPDPGTGTTTLGAGVIYYDWATDGLLKFDLTTGIKASFITYSTRRNGWDVSQDNTWILESRDHPDDYDAELYTITNVKDNTIVSQFKKFSGYANLTSPLLSYDKKLILVPPTFDDGVMILDLQGKILFNLVSYQGKKLDGRVIWMPDNTFLFSQGNSIYRTNKEFTNATLVKTFNFDSWGHFSISPDGTKLALRGGNHVWMMNIDGSNLTQVTESNWTEVWPVFSPDSKYLLIGYDYTPTNQWGRWWRMAIIPADFKKYNVEDNTDKRVIQLVAKGENIAEAASGVTLWR; the protein is encoded by the coding sequence ATGAAAAAGCATTTATACTTGTTACCCCTGGTGTTCTTCATCGCTGCCTGCTCTAAAGAGGGCGGTGGCGATAAGGACACCCCTGATCCGGGAACAGGTACCACAACACTGGGGGCAGGTGTAATTTACTACGATTGGGCTACCGACGGCCTGTTGAAATTTGACCTGACAACAGGTATAAAAGCATCCTTTATTACCTATAGTACCCGTCGCAATGGCTGGGATGTTAGCCAGGACAATACCTGGATACTGGAGTCGCGTGATCATCCGGATGATTATGACGCAGAATTATATACGATTACCAATGTAAAAGACAACACCATTGTATCACAATTCAAGAAATTCTCAGGGTATGCAAATCTTACTTCCCCTTTGTTGTCTTACGATAAAAAGTTGATTCTGGTACCGCCTACTTTTGATGACGGTGTTATGATACTTGATCTGCAGGGGAAAATTCTTTTTAACCTTGTATCATATCAGGGGAAAAAACTGGACGGAAGAGTGATCTGGATGCCTGACAATACGTTTTTGTTCAGCCAGGGCAATAGTATATACCGCACCAATAAGGAATTCACGAATGCGACACTCGTAAAAACATTCAACTTTGACAGCTGGGGGCATTTTAGCATTAGCCCGGATGGAACAAAGCTGGCGCTGCGTGGTGGTAACCATGTATGGATGATGAATATAGATGGCAGTAATCTTACCCAGGTTACCGAGAGTAACTGGACAGAAGTATGGCCGGTATTTTCGCCGGATTCTAAATATTTGCTGATAGGATATGATTATACGCCTACGAATCAATGGGGGCGTTGGTGGAGAATGGCCATAATTCCTGCGGATTTCAAAAAATATAATGTGGAGGACAATACAGATAAACGGGTAATTCAGCTGGTCGCTAAAGGAGAAAACATAGCAGAGGCGGCGAGCGGCGTCACTCTGTGGCGTTAG
- a CDS encoding MarR family winged helix-turn-helix transcriptional regulator: MATKDQVFSYIEPEENSGYLLWQVTMQWQLSMNRALGKMELTLTQFSLMAGLYWLSEKKGAVTQQQLADYANTDKMMTSKVLAVLEKKQIVERVKDPGDSRAKQLKITDKGVEILREAYRIVKQVDDVFFKNVVKDKIVFDDLLVRLIK, from the coding sequence ATGGCTACAAAAGATCAGGTATTCTCTTATATAGAGCCAGAGGAAAACAGCGGATACTTGCTTTGGCAAGTGACAATGCAATGGCAGCTAAGTATGAACAGAGCACTCGGAAAAATGGAGCTCACGCTAACGCAATTCTCCTTAATGGCGGGTCTCTACTGGTTGAGTGAAAAAAAAGGGGCAGTTACCCAGCAGCAGTTGGCCGATTACGCTAATACCGATAAAATGATGACTTCTAAAGTATTAGCGGTATTAGAGAAAAAACAAATCGTAGAAAGGGTGAAAGACCCCGGTGATAGCCGTGCGAAACAATTAAAAATAACCGATAAAGGTGTGGAGATATTGAGGGAGGCGTATCGGATTGTTAAACAGGTGGATGATGTGTTTTTTAAAAACGTGGTGAAAGATAAAATAGTATTCGATGATTTACTTGTGAGATTAATAAAGTAG
- a CDS encoding class I SAM-dependent methyltransferase, whose amino-acid sequence MQAELQQLYGNIDIYLFDQLLKGTYDKCKSVLDAGCGGGRNLIYFLKNGYDVYGIDPNPNAVEAVRQLSATLSHTNATENFVVASAENLPFEDNTFDLIISSAVLHFAQDPAHFQDMIYSMWRVLKPGGYLFARLASDIGIETQVQDLGNGRYLLPDGSERFLVSQQLLLQYTERLNARLHEPIKTTNVQNLRCMTTWCLQKV is encoded by the coding sequence ATGCAAGCGGAACTTCAGCAACTTTACGGAAACATAGACATCTACCTCTTTGATCAACTGCTTAAAGGAACATACGATAAATGTAAAAGTGTACTAGATGCGGGCTGCGGTGGCGGTCGCAACCTGATCTACTTCTTAAAAAACGGCTATGATGTGTATGGTATTGACCCTAATCCCAATGCCGTGGAGGCAGTCAGGCAACTATCAGCAACGCTATCCCATACAAATGCTACAGAAAATTTTGTGGTCGCTTCCGCTGAAAATCTGCCTTTTGAGGATAACACTTTTGACCTGATAATCAGCAGCGCAGTATTACACTTCGCCCAGGATCCTGCTCATTTCCAGGACATGATCTATTCAATGTGGCGGGTACTGAAACCTGGCGGCTATTTATTTGCCAGACTAGCCTCAGACATCGGAATTGAAACGCAGGTACAAGACCTGGGTAATGGTCGCTATCTTTTGCCCGATGGCAGCGAACGCTTTTTGGTGAGTCAACAATTACTACTTCAATATACAGAACGCCTCAACGCGCGGCTCCATGAACCTATAAAAACCACCAATGTGCAGAACTTGCGATGCATGACTACCTGGTGTTTGCAGAAAGTGTAA
- a CDS encoding sensor histidine kinase produces the protein MNQSLTNAIRKIAYCLLPLLFYVQAAAQHVVDDRKFPDSLQQVLKTSEKLKDKLDAIFLLSDFYSTRDTTKALDYARQGIMLSHQDEYLTAIAHFYLAGVYFEFDINHSQQEYLYAEKLLSKFSQREALIFRSKAWSNYGALEQRLDKPREFLDILINKVLPLVQQAGDSTRMALSYHNIGLVLLNLNEYERSLEYFSRAIAIMETSREMYADLADVYVMSARATILSSKPKQALPFLKNARKILEPNPDSYFWPLYYSVEAAYYRSTRLYVLAHQSVEKGMALAEEMNNVFDKRALLYEQFSVYKEEKNYIAAKNSLLQGLDMEGKLPLSKNKKQLLFDLAETEKLSGNTDAAYSWLTQYVALSDSINAQRTKTDIAVMEARFRTAEKEKQILSLEHDKKYRQFQVLLLLAIVVVLSLIVAISVMRLQYRKKIADRRETGYQAELKRIEKEKQLSNYTALMEGQEQERRRMARDLHDGLGCRLSAIKLGLSRIPVANSPQEFPLQQVIDQLDASIRELRWISRNMMPESLLTLGLQEALKDLCSSVMSPQLRLVYNAYNIDPALPLSTQTMIYRMIQEIITNAVKHANATTILLQCSQEEYSFFITIEDNGRGFDTNSHQSDGIGLKNIRNRVDYFHGNLHIESSPEGTIINIELHVA, from the coding sequence TTGAATCAATCACTAACAAACGCCATCCGGAAAATAGCTTATTGTCTGCTCCCCCTGCTCTTTTACGTACAGGCGGCAGCGCAACACGTGGTAGACGACCGGAAATTTCCTGATAGTCTGCAACAAGTACTGAAAACATCGGAAAAGCTGAAAGATAAACTGGACGCCATTTTCCTGCTCTCGGATTTTTACAGTACCCGGGACACTACCAAAGCGCTGGATTATGCCCGGCAAGGCATCATGTTAAGCCACCAGGATGAGTATCTCACGGCAATCGCACATTTTTACCTGGCCGGCGTCTACTTTGAGTTTGACATTAACCATAGTCAGCAGGAATATTTGTATGCAGAAAAATTATTGAGTAAGTTTTCCCAAAGAGAAGCATTGATTTTCCGGTCCAAAGCCTGGAGTAACTATGGTGCCCTTGAACAGCGGCTAGACAAGCCACGTGAGTTTCTCGATATCCTGATCAATAAGGTCTTACCGCTTGTCCAGCAGGCCGGGGACAGCACGAGAATGGCATTGAGCTACCACAATATCGGACTGGTACTGCTTAATTTGAATGAATATGAGAGGTCCCTGGAATATTTCTCACGGGCTATTGCCATCATGGAAACAAGCAGAGAGATGTACGCAGACTTGGCCGATGTATATGTAATGTCTGCCAGGGCTACTATTTTGAGTAGCAAACCAAAACAGGCTTTACCTTTTCTGAAAAACGCGAGAAAGATCCTGGAGCCGAATCCTGATTCTTATTTCTGGCCACTATATTATTCCGTAGAAGCCGCCTATTATAGATCTACCAGGTTATATGTGCTGGCACATCAAAGCGTGGAAAAAGGCATGGCATTGGCGGAGGAAATGAATAATGTATTTGACAAACGGGCATTGTTGTATGAGCAGTTCAGTGTTTACAAAGAGGAGAAAAATTATATAGCAGCTAAAAATAGCTTGTTGCAGGGGCTGGATATGGAAGGTAAACTTCCGCTTTCCAAAAACAAAAAGCAACTGTTGTTCGATTTAGCGGAAACCGAAAAGTTATCAGGTAATACCGATGCGGCATATAGCTGGCTGACGCAATATGTAGCGCTGTCGGATTCCATCAATGCACAGCGAACCAAAACAGACATCGCTGTGATGGAAGCCAGGTTCAGAACTGCGGAGAAAGAAAAACAGATCCTGTCCCTGGAACATGATAAAAAGTACAGACAGTTCCAGGTATTGTTGTTATTAGCCATAGTGGTTGTATTGAGTCTGATTGTCGCTATCTCCGTCATGCGATTACAATACCGTAAGAAAATAGCCGACCGACGGGAGACAGGGTATCAGGCCGAATTAAAAAGGATAGAAAAGGAAAAACAATTATCAAACTATACGGCCCTGATGGAAGGACAAGAGCAGGAGCGGCGGCGAATGGCGCGGGACCTGCATGATGGATTGGGTTGCCGGTTGTCGGCTATCAAACTCGGTCTGTCACGTATTCCGGTGGCAAACAGTCCACAGGAATTCCCACTACAACAGGTAATAGACCAACTGGATGCTTCTATCCGGGAATTGCGCTGGATCTCACGTAATATGATGCCGGAATCTTTACTTACATTGGGATTGCAGGAGGCGCTGAAAGATCTCTGTAGTTCGGTAATGAGTCCACAACTGCGTTTAGTATACAATGCTTACAATATTGATCCTGCGTTGCCCCTGTCAACGCAAACTATGATCTACCGGATGATACAGGAAATTATTACCAATGCGGTGAAACATGCGAATGCTACGACTATCCTGTTGCAATGCAGTCAGGAAGAATATAGTTTTTTCATTACCATAGAAGATAATGGCAGAGGTTTTGATACCAACAGCCATCAATCGGATGGAATTGGGTTAAAGAATATCCGCAACCGGGTGGATTACTTTCATGGAAATTTACATATTGAATCATCCCCAGAGGGAACTATCATAAATATTGAGTTGCATGTTGCATAA
- a CDS encoding VOC family protein translates to MSNPTQLSFISLQVSDLEVSGKFYTEILNFKPVPKSPPDAIVFEQKNGAAFAIRKPMIELSKANLLGWGVAVWFGIGNLDTFLEKNAGKISIFKDIHPTPFGRILVISDPDGYAITLQETKED, encoded by the coding sequence ATGTCAAATCCAACGCAACTCAGCTTTATTTCACTCCAGGTGTCTGATCTTGAAGTATCTGGGAAATTTTATACTGAAATTCTGAATTTTAAGCCTGTTCCGAAATCGCCACCTGATGCCATCGTGTTTGAGCAAAAGAACGGCGCAGCCTTCGCTATCAGAAAACCAATGATTGAGCTTTCGAAAGCTAATTTGCTCGGTTGGGGAGTAGCTGTATGGTTTGGAATAGGTAACCTGGATACATTTTTGGAGAAAAATGCAGGGAAAATTTCTATTTTCAAAGATATCCATCCAACGCCATTTGGAAGAATCCTGGTAATATCCGATCCAGATGGTTATGCAATAACTTTACAGGAAACCAAGGAAGATTAA